From Candidatus Sphingomonas colombiensis, one genomic window encodes:
- a CDS encoding helix-turn-helix transcriptional regulator, with amino-acid sequence MQHRRPDDHEHVARPVVGIGNDYPPSFELAEHQHRRGQLLYAANGVVAVSTPQGAWVAPPERAVWIPGGTPHAVRMVGAVQTRSVLIEPAACPTLGLSCRVVAVSPLLRQLLVSAADVPIEYDEAGRDGLVMRLLIAEIDQAPIIPIAVPFPRHAALAARCHAFLERPRATATIDQWADALAMNRRRFTRLFRRETGMSFAEWRQQACLSVALPKLAAGEPITTIALDLGYDGPSSFSTMFKRTLGVSPSLYRR; translated from the coding sequence ATGCAACACCGCCGCCCTGACGATCATGAGCATGTCGCGCGGCCGGTCGTCGGCATCGGCAACGATTATCCGCCGTCGTTCGAACTGGCCGAGCACCAGCACCGGCGCGGCCAGTTGCTCTATGCCGCCAATGGCGTGGTGGCGGTAAGCACGCCGCAGGGCGCATGGGTGGCGCCGCCGGAACGCGCGGTATGGATTCCCGGCGGCACGCCGCATGCCGTGCGCATGGTCGGCGCGGTGCAGACGCGCAGCGTGTTGATCGAGCCTGCCGCCTGCCCCACGCTCGGGCTGAGCTGCCGGGTGGTCGCCGTCTCGCCGTTGTTGCGCCAGTTGCTCGTTTCGGCGGCGGATGTCCCGATCGAATATGATGAAGCGGGGCGCGACGGATTGGTGATGCGCTTGCTGATCGCCGAGATCGATCAGGCACCGATCATCCCGATCGCGGTGCCCTTCCCGCGTCATGCCGCGCTCGCCGCGCGTTGCCACGCTTTCCTTGAACGGCCGCGCGCGACGGCGACGATCGATCAATGGGCCGATGCGCTGGCGATGAACCGCCGCCGCTTCACGCGACTATTCCGGCGCGAGACGGGCATGAGCTTCGCCGAATGGCGGCAACAGGCGTGTCTGTCCGTCGCGCTGCCGAAGCTTGCTGCGGGCGAGCCGATCACCACGATTGCGCTCGATCTCGGCTATGACGGGCCGTCGAGCTTCTCGACCATGTTCAAGCGCACGCTCGGCGTCTCGCCCAGCCTTTACCGGCGCTAG
- a CDS encoding MFS transporter, translated as MDDSTTVTTKPSTADTGTVFGVIVAISFCHLLNDMMQSLLPAIYPGLKTDLGLTFGQIGLVTLAYQITASILQPMVGLYADKRPTPLALPGGTLFSLAGLTVLSVAHHYGLVLVGAALLGVGSSVFHPESSRVARMAAGGRHGLAQSLFQVGGNAGQALGPLAAALVVVRWGQSSLAFFALLALLSGAVLWNVATWYRHHGLVRLRAGGGASLADSLPKGHARRGIAILLALIFSKYVYLASLTSYFTFYLIHRFGVSVESAQLHLFVFLTAVAVGTVLGGPLGDRFGRKYVIWFSILGALPFTLLLPHVGLFWTGPVTVVIGLILASAFPAIVVFAQELVPGKVGMISGLFFGFSFGMGGLGAAVLGWVADRTGIETVYQICAFLPVIGLLTAFLPNIERGRR; from the coding sequence ATGGACGATTCGACGACGGTGACGACGAAGCCATCCACGGCGGACACCGGCACGGTGTTCGGCGTGATCGTGGCGATCAGCTTCTGCCACCTGCTCAATGACATGATGCAGTCGCTGCTCCCGGCGATCTATCCGGGGCTGAAGACAGATCTGGGGCTTACGTTCGGCCAGATCGGGCTGGTGACGCTGGCCTATCAGATCACCGCATCGATCCTGCAACCAATGGTCGGCCTTTATGCCGATAAGCGCCCGACGCCGCTGGCATTGCCGGGTGGGACGCTTTTCTCGCTCGCCGGGCTTACCGTCCTTTCCGTCGCGCATCATTACGGGCTGGTGTTGGTCGGCGCGGCGCTGCTGGGCGTCGGCTCATCGGTGTTCCACCCGGAATCGTCACGCGTGGCGCGGATGGCGGCGGGTGGGCGGCATGGCCTCGCGCAATCCTTGTTTCAGGTTGGCGGCAATGCCGGGCAGGCGCTTGGCCCGCTCGCGGCGGCGCTGGTGGTGGTGCGCTGGGGGCAATCGAGCCTCGCCTTTTTCGCGCTGCTGGCGCTGCTGTCGGGTGCCGTATTGTGGAATGTCGCGACCTGGTATCGCCACCACGGCCTTGTCCGGCTGCGTGCCGGCGGGGGAGCGTCGCTCGCCGACAGCCTGCCCAAGGGGCATGCGCGGCGCGGCATCGCGATCCTGCTTGCGCTGATCTTTTCCAAATATGTCTATCTCGCCAGCCTCACGAGCTATTTCACTTTCTATCTGATCCATCGTTTCGGCGTGTCGGTGGAAAGCGCGCAATTGCATCTGTTCGTCTTCCTCACGGCGGTCGCGGTGGGCACGGTGCTTGGCGGTCCGCTTGGTGATCGCTTCGGGCGCAAATATGTGATCTGGTTCTCGATCCTTGGCGCGTTGCCGTTCACGCTGTTGCTGCCGCATGTCGGGCTGTTCTGGACCGGGCCTGTCACCGTCGTGATCGGACTGATCCTCGCCTCCGCCTTTCCCGCGATCGTCGTGTTCGCGCAGGAACTGGTGCCGGGCAAGGTGGGGATGATTTCCGGCCTGTTCTTCGGCTTTTCCTTCGGCATGGGCGGCCTTGGCGCGGCGGTGCTGGGCTGGGTCGCGGACCGGACGGGGATCGAGACGGTCTATCAGATCTGCGCGTTTCTGCCCGTGATCGGGCTGCTCACCGCCTTCCTGCCCAATATCGAGCGCGGCCGGCGCTGA
- a CDS encoding sodium:proton antiporter: protein MEQQALVIALIGALGIGAQWVAWRTGWPAIALMLAAGVVAGPVTGLIDPARTFGSLLEPVVSLAVALILFEGGLSLNFRELRRTGGAVTRLVVLGAPICWVLGAIACYYIAGLVWPVAILFSGILIVTGPTVVLPLLRQSNVAARPQAILKWEAIVNDPIGALCAVITYEYIRRAGEGVPFAGVLLSLLIAAVVAGLIGWLAARAVGWAFPRGYVPEYLKAPVLLVVVIGAFVTSNLIQNETGLLTVTVMGVALANMKLDSLRDIHAFKQNIAVLLISGVFVLMSASLDFAVVRRFEFRFIGFLLALLFVVRPLSVLLSLAFTRVPWNERLLIAWIAPRGIVAVAICGLFALRLDALGYKDGSILVTLSFAVVVATIIAHGFTIGPLAKLLKVTGATERGLLIVGSTPWSLALADQLRQLEVPVTISDNSWQRLTSARQAGIPTYHGEILAEATEDRLDLTQFQVLAATSENEAYNALVCNEFAPEMGRDNVYQLGDASDDDPRSLPEALRGRALFESGLGVEEILQRERHGWGFRKTKISEQFDFDAARADLPEEADMLLLLRKSGGLRFFTHASRPTPQPGDTVISFVPPAAEPATLSNGGE from the coding sequence ATGGAGCAGCAAGCATTAGTCATCGCGTTGATCGGCGCGCTTGGTATCGGCGCGCAATGGGTCGCCTGGCGAACAGGGTGGCCCGCGATCGCGCTGATGCTGGCCGCGGGCGTCGTCGCCGGGCCGGTTACCGGGCTGATCGATCCCGCCCGCACGTTCGGCAGCCTGCTGGAACCCGTCGTCTCGCTCGCGGTGGCGCTGATCCTGTTCGAAGGCGGGCTGAGCCTCAATTTCCGGGAGTTGCGGCGGACCGGCGGCGCGGTGACGCGGCTGGTCGTGCTCGGTGCGCCGATCTGCTGGGTGCTGGGTGCGATCGCCTGTTACTATATCGCCGGGCTCGTGTGGCCGGTGGCGATCCTGTTCAGCGGCATCCTGATCGTGACGGGGCCGACGGTGGTGCTTCCGCTGCTACGCCAGAGCAACGTGGCGGCGCGGCCGCAGGCGATCCTGAAATGGGAAGCGATCGTCAACGATCCGATCGGCGCTTTGTGCGCGGTCATCACCTATGAATATATCCGGCGCGCGGGCGAAGGCGTGCCGTTCGCGGGCGTGCTGCTCTCGCTGCTGATCGCGGCGGTGGTGGCCGGGCTGATCGGTTGGCTTGCCGCGCGCGCGGTCGGCTGGGCCTTCCCCCGCGGTTATGTGCCGGAATATCTGAAGGCGCCGGTGCTGCTGGTCGTCGTGATCGGCGCGTTCGTGACGTCGAACCTCATACAGAATGAAACCGGGCTGTTGACGGTGACGGTGATGGGGGTCGCGCTGGCCAATATGAAGCTGGATTCGTTGCGCGATATCCATGCCTTCAAGCAGAACATCGCGGTGTTGCTGATTTCGGGCGTGTTTGTGCTGATGTCCGCATCGCTCGATTTCGCGGTGGTGCGACGGTTCGAGTTCCGCTTCATCGGCTTTCTGCTCGCATTACTGTTCGTGGTGCGCCCGCTGTCGGTGCTGCTGAGCCTCGCCTTCACCCGCGTGCCATGGAACGAGCGCCTGTTGATCGCGTGGATCGCGCCGCGCGGGATCGTGGCGGTGGCGATCTGTGGCCTGTTCGCGCTCAGGCTCGACGCGCTGGGATATAAGGACGGGTCGATCCTCGTCACCTTGTCGTTCGCGGTGGTGGTGGCGACGATCATCGCGCACGGCTTCACGATCGGGCCGCTGGCAAAATTGCTCAAGGTGACCGGCGCGACCGAGCGCGGCCTGCTGATCGTGGGCAGCACGCCCTGGAGCCTCGCGCTGGCCGATCAGCTTCGGCAGCTCGAAGTGCCGGTGACGATCAGCGACAATAGCTGGCAGCGGCTGACCTCCGCCCGCCAGGCCGGGATCCCGACCTATCACGGCGAGATTCTCGCCGAGGCCACCGAGGATCGGCTTGATCTCACCCAGTTTCAGGTGCTTGCCGCGACTTCTGAGAATGAGGCGTATAACGCACTGGTCTGCAACGAGTTCGCGCCGGAAATGGGGCGTGACAACGTCTATCAGCTTGGCGATGCGAGCGATGACGATCCGCGATCGCTGCCCGAGGCGCTGCGCGGGCGGGCGTTGTTCGAATCCGGCCTGGGCGTGGAGGAAATCCTCCAGCGCGAGCGACATGGCTGGGGCTTTCGCAAGACCAAAATCAGCGAGCAATTCGATTTCGATGCGGCGCGCGCCGATCTTCCCGAAGAGGCCGATATGCTGCTGTTGCTCCGCAAGAGTGGGGGCCTGCGTTTCTTCACCCACGCCTCGCGCCCCACGCCGCAGCCCGGGGACACGGTCATATCGTTCGTGCCGCCCGCTGCGGAGCCCGCGACACTATCGAACGGAGGAGAATGA